Proteins from a genomic interval of Rhodothermales bacterium:
- a CDS encoding D-aminoacylase, protein MKKPLLLILAMGLLPQADAQPVYSVILENGLVVDGTGNASFEADVGLIGDRIGAIGDLSRARAATRVDATGHVVAPGFIDIHSHAVGSGAGGPLAARPHAENLIRQGVTSVFGGQDGSSPWPVGEALAFFDVSPAAVNVGLFAGHGTLRARIVGMDDREADPDELSAMRAAVRQAMHQGAYGLSSGLEYAPGMFASTDELAALSEEIAPFGGLYISHVRDEGGALMDSVDELIAISRASGAAAQLTHHKIIGKHRWGGTVESLARVEEARRAGLDITLDVYPYTASSTGLTILFPGWAKDGGLSGLQERLADPQHRARIRQDVIAHIHSERGGDPATIVAARCGFDDSLAGKSLADMARDAGLETSVENAADIAIDLVERGSCQGVFHSMGEEDVARVMKSEHAMAASDGGVPALGVGSPHPRSYGTFARVLAHYVRESGTLTLEEAVARMTSRPAARLGLHDRGELRPGAVADVVVFDPERVQDLATFRDPHRYAVGVSYVYVSGVAALQDGEPTGARPGKSLRKGR, encoded by the coding sequence ATGAAAAAGCCCCTTCTGTTGATACTGGCGATGGGCCTGCTGCCCCAGGCAGACGCCCAGCCGGTCTACTCGGTCATTCTTGAGAACGGCCTCGTGGTCGACGGCACGGGTAACGCCTCGTTTGAGGCGGATGTGGGCCTGATCGGAGACAGAATTGGTGCAATTGGGGACCTTTCGCGCGCCCGGGCAGCAACACGGGTCGATGCGACCGGCCATGTGGTTGCCCCGGGCTTCATCGACATCCACAGCCACGCAGTGGGCTCCGGGGCGGGCGGCCCGCTTGCCGCCCGGCCCCACGCGGAAAACCTCATTCGGCAGGGCGTCACCTCGGTCTTCGGCGGGCAGGACGGGTCCTCTCCCTGGCCTGTCGGCGAGGCGCTGGCGTTTTTTGACGTCAGTCCCGCGGCCGTAAACGTGGGCCTGTTTGCAGGCCACGGCACCCTGCGCGCTCGCATTGTCGGCATGGATGATCGCGAAGCGGACCCGGACGAACTCTCCGCCATGCGGGCAGCAGTTCGGCAAGCCATGCATCAGGGGGCGTACGGATTGTCCTCCGGCCTTGAGTACGCGCCGGGCATGTTTGCCTCCACGGACGAGTTGGCGGCCCTCTCGGAAGAAATCGCGCCGTTTGGCGGCCTCTATATCAGCCACGTGCGCGATGAAGGAGGCGCACTCATGGATTCGGTCGATGAGCTGATTGCCATCTCCCGTGCGTCGGGCGCTGCGGCACAGCTTACCCACCACAAGATCATCGGCAAGCACCGCTGGGGAGGCACGGTGGAGTCGCTGGCGCGGGTAGAGGAGGCCCGCAGGGCGGGACTGGACATCACGCTCGACGTCTATCCGTACACGGCTTCCAGCACCGGCCTGACCATTCTCTTTCCTGGCTGGGCCAAAGACGGTGGATTGAGCGGGTTGCAGGAGCGGCTGGCTGACCCGCAGCACCGCGCGCGAATCCGGCAGGACGTCATCGCCCATATCCATTCCGAACGGGGTGGCGATCCGGCCACGATTGTTGCGGCCCGCTGCGGGTTTGACGACAGCCTGGCGGGCAAATCACTTGCTGACATGGCTCGTGACGCCGGTCTGGAGACCAGCGTGGAGAACGCCGCCGACATCGCGATCGACCTCGTCGAACGCGGCAGTTGTCAGGGCGTCTTTCATTCCATGGGGGAGGAAGACGTGGCTCGCGTCATGAAATCAGAGCATGCCATGGCGGCGTCCGACGGGGGCGTGCCGGCACTGGGTGTGGGTTCTCCCCACCCACGGTCCTACGGCACGTTTGCCCGCGTTCTGGCCCACTACGTGCGCGAGTCCGGCACGTTGACGCTGGAGGAGGCTGTCGCCCGCATGACCTCCCGGCCCGCCGCCCGACTCGGCCTTCATGATCGCGGGGAATTGCGGCCTGGAGCGGTGGCCGATGTGGTGGTCTTCGACCCCGAGCGCGTCCAGGATCTGGCCACGTTCCGAGACCCCCATCGATACGCCGTCGGCGTTTCTTACGTGTACGTATCCGGAGTGGCTGCGCTGCAGGACGGGGAACCGACTGGGGCGCGGCCCGGCAAATCGCTTCGAAAGGGCCGCTAG
- a CDS encoding SDR family NAD(P)-dependent oxidoreductase, which yields MGNLTDKTVFITGASAGIGRACAEGFAARGARLLLCARRPERLEPVAETLKGTHGVPVHTMQLDVTDASAVRDALGGLPAAWNQVDVLVNNAGKALGRDAFQDADLDQLDGMIDVNVRALIHVSRHVIPGMVERGAGHVINIGSVAGKWTYPGGTVYCATKAAVAALTEGMKMDLHGTGVRVSTVDPGLVETEFSLVRFDGDEDLARAVYRNLTALTAEDVAEAVLFCASRPAHVNINQVVMMCTDQSSSSMVFRHKG from the coding sequence ATGGGAAATCTGACTGACAAAACGGTATTCATTACAGGAGCCTCTGCCGGGATCGGCAGGGCCTGTGCGGAGGGATTTGCTGCACGGGGGGCCCGGTTGCTCCTGTGCGCAAGGCGACCGGAGCGGCTGGAGCCGGTCGCGGAAACCCTCAAGGGTACCCACGGGGTTCCCGTGCACACCATGCAACTTGACGTGACCGACGCCTCGGCGGTGCGAGACGCACTGGGAGGGTTGCCGGCGGCATGGAATCAGGTCGACGTGTTGGTCAACAACGCGGGCAAGGCGCTGGGCCGGGACGCCTTTCAGGATGCCGATCTCGACCAGCTGGACGGCATGATCGATGTCAACGTTCGTGCTTTGATCCATGTCTCCCGCCACGTGATTCCCGGTATGGTGGAGCGCGGAGCGGGGCATGTGATCAACATCGGCTCTGTGGCGGGCAAGTGGACGTATCCCGGCGGCACGGTGTATTGCGCCACCAAAGCCGCGGTGGCCGCGCTCACGGAGGGCATGAAAATGGACCTGCACGGAACCGGCGTGCGTGTGTCTACGGTGGACCCCGGGCTGGTGGAGACCGAGTTCTCCCTGGTGCGCTTTGACGGTGACGAGGACCTGGCCCGCGCGGTGTATCGCAACCTGACCGCACTGACAGCAGAGGATGTCGCCGAAGCGGTGCTGTTCTGTGCGTCCCGTCCTGCGCACGTGAACATCAACCAGGTGGTGATGATGTGCACGGACCAGAGTTCGTCTTCCATGGTGTTCCGACACAAGGGATAG
- a CDS encoding choice-of-anchor B family protein: MRVPGAEDSLPAVLATLLLAVLVGLPTVSAQSASTNKRVACVAGIADGYPCDAIDLLDFVPVAELGPGAEEVMDIWGWTDPETGAEYAIIGMNDRTSFVDISFPENARVVGWLPHSGAAPSPWRDVKVYANHAYVVADFAGLHGLQVFDLTQLREVTGDPMEFAMTAHYTGFGSAHNVAINEETGFAYAVGASGGDDCAGGLHMINIQIPDTPRFVGCFAHDGTGRAGTGYTHDVQCVQYDGPDQDYQGQEICFGSNETAVSISDVTVKGRPVALSKAEYPGVAYAHQGWLTKDKRFFMLGDELDERGGEPARSIIFDVSDLDDPVYVTDYLATTRSIDHNLYIVGDFAYQANYTAGLRILDMSTPEVPREIAFFDTTPTRRGTGFSGAWSVYPYFESGSIVVSSIGEGLFVLKATHPSLIVDTDAVVELPAQFRVRSAYPNPFAEQSVLSLEMDVPGMLRVAVADMLGREVTVAFDAWSAAGQVDIPVHGSALAAGTYVVHITLNGDTESRLITRQ; encoded by the coding sequence GTGCGTGTTCCTGGCGCCGAAGATAGCCTGCCCGCCGTCCTGGCGACGCTGCTCCTGGCCGTCCTGGTCGGCTTGCCGACCGTGAGTGCCCAGTCCGCATCCACCAACAAGCGCGTTGCGTGTGTAGCGGGCATTGCGGACGGCTACCCCTGCGACGCAATTGACCTGCTGGACTTCGTGCCGGTTGCCGAGCTGGGCCCGGGCGCCGAAGAGGTCATGGATATCTGGGGCTGGACCGACCCCGAAACAGGCGCCGAGTACGCCATCATCGGCATGAACGACCGAACCAGTTTCGTGGACATCTCATTCCCGGAGAATGCCCGCGTGGTAGGGTGGCTGCCACACTCCGGCGCTGCACCCTCGCCATGGCGAGACGTCAAGGTGTACGCGAACCATGCCTACGTGGTCGCGGATTTCGCGGGCCTGCACGGCCTGCAGGTGTTCGACCTGACCCAGCTCCGTGAGGTCACGGGCGATCCCATGGAGTTTGCCATGACCGCCCACTACACCGGTTTCGGCAGCGCTCACAACGTGGCGATCAATGAGGAGACGGGTTTTGCCTACGCCGTGGGTGCCTCCGGTGGCGACGACTGTGCGGGCGGCCTGCACATGATCAACATCCAGATCCCCGACACGCCGAGATTCGTAGGCTGTTTTGCCCATGACGGCACCGGGCGGGCCGGAACGGGGTACACGCACGATGTGCAGTGCGTGCAGTACGACGGTCCGGATCAGGACTATCAGGGACAGGAAATCTGCTTCGGATCCAACGAGACGGCCGTGTCTATTTCGGATGTGACCGTCAAGGGTCGTCCGGTGGCGCTTTCGAAGGCGGAGTACCCGGGCGTGGCCTATGCCCATCAGGGCTGGCTGACCAAGGACAAGCGGTTCTTCATGCTGGGCGACGAGTTGGACGAGCGCGGCGGCGAACCGGCCCGCTCGATCATCTTCGATGTGTCCGACCTCGACGATCCGGTTTACGTCACCGACTACCTGGCCACCACCCGCTCCATCGACCACAACCTGTATATCGTCGGGGACTTCGCGTATCAGGCGAACTACACGGCCGGACTGCGCATCCTGGACATGAGCACGCCGGAGGTGCCTCGCGAGATCGCATTCTTTGATACCACGCCCACACGCCGAGGTACCGGCTTCTCCGGAGCCTGGTCGGTATACCCCTACTTCGAAAGCGGCTCGATCGTCGTGTCCTCCATAGGAGAGGGGCTGTTTGTCCTCAAGGCGACCCATCCTTCCCTGATCGTCGACACTGACGCGGTGGTTGAGCTCCCGGCTCAGTTCCGGGTGCGGAGTGCCTACCCCAACCCCTTTGCCGAGCAGTCCGTGCTGTCGCTTGAGATGGACGTACCCGGCATGCTGCGGGTCGCGGTCGCCGATATGCTGGGCCGTGAGGTCACGGTGGCGTTCGACGCCTGGTCGGCAGCAGGCCAGGTCGACATCCCGGTCCATGGTTCGGCGCTGGCAGCCGGTACCTACGTCGTCCACATCACCCTGAATGGCGATACCGAGTCACGCCTGATCACACGACAATGA
- a CDS encoding choice-of-anchor B family protein, with product MKSVSAWVLSVLFLSAAPLMAQVPDGKGAGPEEQADDRAYKSLSATPCLSGFAGPFPCENVDLLSRLTRAELGGGSARLNDLWGWEDPETGRRYVLQGKEDATAFVDVTDPEAPVYLGLLPLRQGARASVWRDIKVRGEYAFIVADGAGNHGMQVFDLTRLRNVTTPRTFAASTVYEGFGSAHNVVMNEETGFAYAVGTRSGNCPLGLHMIDVSDPVRPVFAGCHQDERFSRGYTHDAQCVVYTGPDATHQGREICIGSNESALSIVDVTDKSQIRQLGVGTYPTSRYVHQGWLSEDHRYFYQNDEGDERVNPRTRTLVWDVTDLDDPTLVLEFNPGPEAIDHNLYTHEGLLYEANYTSGLQVMDIISPEDPVRVAYFDTTPNDSQVSFNGAWTVYPYFSDGTVALSSRSEGLFLLRLTGILVSRLESFQTRVSGDEVAIEWTMRRQKDVTRYEFELVREDGSAEMLASVDGGGDALDRQSFSLVTSALPPGRSQVRLVAVASDGQRRVLLEDELFVVPGTHFVAAPWPNPTGSRARVSLLVANAQDVTVELYDEAGRRVGELHGGFLKPEEELRLDVDVAGLAAGRYWVRFTGLNFTAVQPLFVAR from the coding sequence ATGAAATCGGTCTCCGCCTGGGTTCTGTCAGTTCTCTTCCTGTCAGCTGCGCCCCTGATGGCGCAGGTTCCGGACGGGAAAGGAGCAGGGCCGGAGGAGCAGGCGGACGACCGAGCGTACAAGAGCCTGTCGGCAACGCCTTGCCTCAGCGGTTTCGCAGGCCCGTTTCCGTGTGAAAACGTGGACCTGCTCTCCAGACTGACGCGCGCGGAGTTGGGCGGTGGCAGCGCACGCCTGAATGATCTCTGGGGTTGGGAAGACCCCGAAACCGGTCGTCGATACGTGCTGCAGGGCAAGGAAGACGCCACGGCATTTGTAGATGTGACCGACCCTGAGGCCCCGGTCTACCTGGGCCTTTTGCCGCTGCGACAGGGCGCTCGCGCCAGCGTTTGGCGCGATATCAAGGTGCGTGGCGAATATGCCTTCATTGTGGCAGATGGTGCAGGCAATCACGGCATGCAGGTGTTCGATCTGACGCGCCTGCGTAACGTGACGACACCGAGGACATTTGCGGCGTCGACGGTCTACGAAGGGTTCGGCAGCGCCCACAATGTGGTCATGAATGAGGAGACGGGATTTGCCTATGCGGTGGGCACCCGGTCCGGGAACTGCCCGCTGGGCCTGCACATGATCGATGTCAGCGACCCTGTGCGCCCCGTCTTCGCAGGCTGCCACCAGGATGAGCGATTCAGCCGAGGGTACACCCATGACGCACAATGCGTCGTGTACACGGGCCCTGATGCCACGCACCAGGGACGCGAAATCTGCATCGGCTCCAACGAGAGTGCGCTCTCCATCGTCGACGTCACCGACAAGTCCCAGATACGGCAGTTGGGAGTGGGCACCTACCCGACCTCCCGATACGTTCACCAGGGCTGGCTTTCGGAAGACCACCGCTACTTCTACCAGAACGACGAGGGGGACGAGCGGGTAAATCCGCGCACCCGCACGCTGGTCTGGGACGTGACCGACCTGGATGATCCGACCCTGGTTCTGGAGTTCAATCCGGGCCCGGAGGCCATCGACCATAATCTGTATACCCATGAGGGCCTGCTGTATGAGGCCAACTACACCTCGGGGCTTCAGGTGATGGACATTATCAGCCCCGAGGATCCGGTCCGTGTAGCCTACTTCGACACCACTCCGAACGACAGCCAGGTAAGCTTCAACGGCGCCTGGACGGTATACCCGTACTTCTCGGACGGCACTGTCGCGCTTTCAAGCCGAAGTGAGGGGCTCTTTCTGCTGCGCCTGACCGGCATTCTGGTTTCTCGACTGGAGTCCTTCCAGACCCGGGTTTCGGGCGATGAGGTCGCGATCGAATGGACCATGCGCCGCCAGAAAGACGTAACCCGCTACGAATTCGAGCTGGTCCGGGAAGACGGCAGCGCCGAGATGTTGGCCTCCGTTGACGGCGGAGGAGACGCGCTGGACCGACAGTCCTTTTCGCTGGTCACGAGCGCATTGCCGCCGGGCCGGTCTCAGGTTCGCCTGGTAGCCGTTGCTTCAGACGGACAACGCCGGGTGCTGCTGGAGGACGAACTGTTTGTGGTCCCCGGAACGCACTTCGTGGCCGCTCCCTGGCCCAACCCGACAGGCAGCAGGGCCCGCGTTTCCCTGTTGGTAGCCAACGCGCAGGACGTGACGGTCGAGCTCTATGATGAGGCCGGTCGGCGGGTGGGTGAACTGCATGGGGGCTTCCTGAAGCCGGAGGAAGAACTGCGACTGGATGTGGACGTGGCGGGCCTCGCTGCAGGTCGCTACTGGGTGCGCTTCACCGGACTGAACTTCACGGCCGTGCAGCCCCTGTTTGTCGCAAGGTAG
- a CDS encoding DUF368 domain-containing protein translates to MLQHLANFVYGLGIGIANVIPGVSGGTMALIFGIYERVIGAASQGVRAGLLLLKTDFAGFLSRLRQMPWMFLGPLTLGILAAPFLGASLLSDLLERYPEVMRGLFFGLIVGSLPIPWLRIGNRGARTWILIVLAAAAAWMLSGLPTRADADPGMLMVFGSAALAISAMVLPGVSGAYLLLILGIYQATLNALESFDVVFISVFAAGAGVGLAAFTVLLNWLLKHRHDATMAVLVGLMAGSLRALWPWLSTESEVLMPGSGDAVLPVVAAGVLGLLLTGVLTWWELSRSGSEGKQPVPEAG, encoded by the coding sequence ATGCTGCAGCACCTGGCTAATTTTGTTTACGGACTCGGCATAGGCATCGCCAACGTGATCCCCGGAGTCAGTGGTGGCACCATGGCCCTGATCTTCGGCATCTACGAGCGGGTCATCGGCGCGGCTTCGCAGGGTGTAAGGGCAGGTCTCCTGCTTCTCAAGACCGATTTCGCGGGATTCCTGAGTCGGCTGCGTCAGATGCCGTGGATGTTTCTGGGCCCGCTGACGCTGGGCATCCTGGCAGCACCCTTTCTGGGTGCTTCGCTGCTGTCCGATCTCCTGGAGCGCTATCCAGAGGTCATGCGCGGTCTGTTCTTTGGACTTATCGTCGGCTCGCTGCCCATTCCATGGCTTCGCATCGGAAATCGTGGCGCCAGAACCTGGATACTGATCGTTCTGGCCGCGGCCGCCGCCTGGATGCTGTCTGGTCTTCCTACCCGCGCGGACGCGGATCCGGGCATGCTCATGGTGTTTGGCTCCGCCGCTCTGGCCATCAGCGCCATGGTGCTGCCGGGCGTCAGTGGTGCATACCTGCTGCTCATCCTCGGCATTTACCAGGCCACTCTGAACGCTCTGGAGTCGTTCGATGTGGTCTTTATCTCCGTGTTCGCAGCCGGTGCGGGAGTCGGCCTCGCGGCATTCACCGTACTTCTGAACTGGCTGCTGAAGCATCGTCACGATGCCACCATGGCCGTGCTGGTCGGCCTCATGGCCGGATCACTGCGTGCGTTGTGGCCATGGCTCTCGACCGAGTCGGAAGTCCTGATGCCGGGCTCGGGCGATGCGGTCCTGCCGGTGGTTGCGGCTGGAGTGCTGGGACTGCTGCTTACCGGGGTACTGACGTGGTGGGAGTTGTCCCGGTCAGGGTCCGAAGGGAAACAGCCTGTCCCGGAAGCTGGATAG
- a CDS encoding tetratricopeptide repeat protein codes for MSMLNFGFDEFDESRNEDRLRDLVASFEHSGESSYFDSDSLEDIATFYYEQSRFDDALRVIDRVLDAQPFSSDGWMRRGILLNNLGRHQEALDAYERTLALNPADLETLVNRGITLDSLDRPEEAIESYQEALQLDPSSDEALFNQGVTLERLNRLKEAVGSFELCADANPNHPEVWYELGFCYDRANQLEQAIEAYDRHLDVDPYSHDAWYNRGIVLNRAGRYRNAIDSYDMALVISDDFASAYYNRGNAQANLGLLDEAIESYKRVLELEGNDAATSYNIALAYEEKREYRTAIKFFEQAIEADDSYAEAWYGLGCCFDALERYEEALVFFNRAVVLSPNTADFWYAKGDCAYNLRRIGEAVSAYRTVVRLKPENREAWLDYAETLYEARRPEEALDAYRRALELKPDCASTYFRQAKAFLSLGRLEDALRSIKMSFSLDPLQRESMRDAYPELHGDPRVRAALGL; via the coding sequence ATGAGCATGCTCAATTTCGGATTCGACGAGTTCGACGAGTCCAGGAATGAAGATCGCCTCCGGGACCTGGTTGCTTCCTTCGAGCACTCCGGTGAGTCGAGTTATTTCGACTCCGACTCCCTGGAAGACATAGCCACGTTCTACTACGAGCAAAGTCGCTTTGACGACGCGCTCCGCGTCATAGACCGTGTGCTCGACGCCCAGCCTTTCTCTTCGGACGGTTGGATGCGCCGCGGGATTCTGCTCAACAACCTGGGTCGCCACCAGGAGGCGCTGGACGCTTACGAGCGCACACTGGCACTCAACCCGGCAGACCTGGAAACGCTGGTCAATCGCGGAATCACGCTCGACAGCCTGGATCGGCCCGAAGAGGCCATCGAGAGTTACCAGGAGGCTCTGCAGCTTGATCCGAGTTCGGACGAAGCGCTGTTCAACCAGGGCGTGACGCTGGAGCGGCTCAACCGCCTCAAGGAGGCAGTCGGCTCGTTCGAACTGTGCGCCGACGCCAACCCGAACCATCCGGAAGTCTGGTACGAACTCGGGTTCTGTTACGACCGTGCCAACCAGCTGGAGCAGGCCATCGAGGCCTACGACCGTCACCTGGACGTAGACCCGTATTCGCACGACGCCTGGTACAACCGGGGGATTGTGCTGAATCGGGCTGGCCGGTATCGCAACGCCATCGACTCCTATGACATGGCGCTGGTCATCTCGGATGACTTTGCTTCCGCGTATTACAATCGCGGAAACGCCCAGGCCAATCTTGGCCTGCTGGATGAAGCGATCGAAAGCTACAAGCGGGTTCTCGAACTCGAGGGCAATGACGCGGCGACGAGCTACAACATTGCGCTGGCCTACGAGGAAAAACGAGAGTACCGCACGGCCATCAAGTTCTTCGAGCAGGCTATCGAAGCAGATGACTCGTATGCCGAAGCCTGGTATGGCCTCGGATGCTGCTTTGACGCCCTGGAGCGATACGAGGAGGCCCTGGTCTTCTTCAATCGGGCCGTCGTGCTCAGCCCGAACACCGCAGACTTCTGGTACGCCAAGGGCGACTGCGCCTATAACCTGCGCCGCATCGGCGAGGCCGTTTCTGCCTATCGCACTGTGGTGCGCCTGAAGCCGGAAAATCGTGAGGCGTGGCTGGACTATGCCGAGACGCTGTACGAGGCACGCCGCCCGGAAGAAGCGCTCGACGCCTATCGCCGCGCGCTGGAGCTGAAGCCTGATTGCGCCAGCACCTATTTCCGCCAGGCGAAAGCCTTCCTGTCGCTGGGTCGTCTGGAAGACGCGCTCCGGTCCATCAAGATGTCCTTCAGCCTGGACCCGCTGCAGCGCGAAAGCATGCGGGATGCCTACCCCGAACTACACGGCGACCCGCGGGTCCGCGCCGCTCTCGGACTGTAG
- the tmk gene encoding dTMP kinase, which translates to MRLITFEGLDGSGKSTQARLLAEWLREAGYTVEMVREPGGTDISERVREMLLDPRNEISPFAELLLFSAARAQLVAERVQPLLDEGTLVLCDRFFDSTTAYQGFGRGLADPGWLDGFHRKVTGGLVPHRTYLIRITPVEAAHRRRGRSEDDRMEAAGEPFHERVAEGYDWLAAREPDRVHVLDGTRAIELIATDIRRDMRQMLDGGTAGRS; encoded by the coding sequence ATGCGCCTGATCACCTTTGAGGGCCTTGATGGCTCCGGCAAGAGCACGCAGGCCCGCCTTCTCGCTGAATGGCTGCGGGAAGCGGGGTACACCGTGGAAATGGTGCGGGAGCCGGGAGGTACGGACATCTCGGAGCGAGTACGGGAAATGCTGCTGGATCCCAGGAACGAAATCTCGCCGTTTGCAGAACTGCTGTTGTTCAGCGCCGCACGAGCCCAGCTGGTGGCGGAGCGCGTTCAGCCGCTTCTGGACGAGGGCACCCTTGTACTCTGCGACCGCTTCTTCGATTCCACAACGGCCTATCAGGGCTTTGGGCGTGGCCTGGCAGACCCGGGATGGCTGGACGGGTTTCACCGCAAGGTTACCGGCGGGCTGGTACCTCATCGCACGTATCTGATACGCATCACACCCGTCGAAGCCGCCCACCGGCGCCGCGGGCGCTCCGAGGACGATCGCATGGAGGCGGCCGGCGAGCCGTTCCACGAGCGGGTTGCCGAAGGGTACGATTGGCTGGCGGCGCGCGAGCCGGATCGGGTCCATGTCCTTGACGGCACACGGGCCATCGAACTAATCGCCACGGACATCCGGCGGGATATGCGACAGATGCTCGACGGCGGAACAGCCGGACGAAGCTGA
- a CDS encoding transcriptional repressor, which yields MPDLGTEQLENVRRIFGDFLKTRRQRQTPERFAVLDAVYGQSGHFDADELYVQLVGEDVKVSRATVYNTLELLVECQLVARHQFGNKQAKYEAAYSYWQHDHLICMDCNELFEFCDPRIQSIQEMVSDIFQFDIRHHSLHMYGRCQRESCPNRSREVIRA from the coding sequence ATGCCGGACCTGGGAACAGAGCAGCTTGAGAATGTGCGCCGCATCTTCGGGGACTTCCTGAAGACGCGCAGGCAGCGGCAGACACCAGAGCGCTTTGCTGTGCTCGATGCCGTGTACGGGCAATCGGGACACTTCGATGCCGACGAGCTCTATGTGCAACTGGTCGGTGAGGACGTCAAGGTCAGCCGCGCGACGGTGTACAATACGCTCGAACTGCTGGTGGAATGTCAGCTTGTGGCCCGCCATCAGTTTGGCAACAAGCAGGCGAAATACGAGGCGGCGTACAGTTACTGGCAGCACGACCACCTTATCTGCATGGATTGCAACGAACTCTTCGAGTTTTGCGACCCCCGGATTCAGTCCATTCAGGAGATGGTATCGGACATTTTCCAGTTCGACATTCGGCACCATTCTCTCCATATGTATGGCCGGTGCCAGCGCGAAAGCTGTCCCAATCGGAGCCGCGAGGTTATCAGGGCATGA
- the pyrR gene encoding bifunctional pyr operon transcriptional regulator/uracil phosphoribosyltransferase PyrR, whose translation MVRRLAFEILERNRGADNLTVLGILQRGDEVGRAIVSEIEARESTMVVYHALDVSAWRDDTSGDEVRDVSGPDLTDRDVILVDDVLFTGRTVRAALDAVVSLGRPRSIQLTVLVDRGHREFPIQPDFVGRRIPTKHRERVEVTLGERPSVDVVE comes from the coding sequence ATGGTTCGGCGCCTGGCCTTCGAGATCCTTGAGCGGAATCGGGGTGCGGACAATCTGACCGTGCTGGGCATTTTGCAGCGTGGCGACGAAGTAGGTCGAGCCATCGTCTCCGAGATTGAGGCGCGGGAATCCACAATGGTCGTTTATCACGCCCTTGACGTATCCGCCTGGCGGGATGACACGTCGGGCGATGAGGTCCGCGACGTATCCGGACCCGACCTGACGGACCGGGACGTAATTCTGGTGGACGATGTGCTCTTTACGGGTCGCACGGTTCGTGCAGCGCTGGACGCCGTGGTTTCGCTGGGTCGTCCACGCAGTATTCAGCTGACCGTGCTTGTGGATCGCGGCCACCGCGAGTTTCCGATCCAGCCTGACTTTGTCGGGCGCCGGATTCCCACGAAGCACCGGGAGCGGGTGGAGGTAACGCTTGGAGAGCGGCCGTCCGTGGACGTGGTCGAGTAG
- a CDS encoding PASTA domain-containing protein, protein MSDNRTAIYKERLKAGWLGFRQFLRNRYFWGGLAVIVVVAAAIYLAFDRALMPSVTRHGVSVPVPDVLRLPPEQADSILTASGLEMHQQILRKMNLPRNQVIDQRPPSGSLVKPGRSIYVTVNTGDTTTVLVPGVVGRSRRDVDGLLREQGLRAGPHRVDSIRSTFPADVISRQFPRPRVRVPRGSVVQLWYSAGPSAQFVVVPDVAGLPAPEAIERLSDVGLRTVILGPQDGVVRDQGPTAGTTVREGSEVRLRTRDPDPEG, encoded by the coding sequence ATGAGCGACAACCGCACTGCGATATATAAGGAGAGGCTGAAGGCTGGCTGGCTGGGCTTCCGACAGTTCCTGAGGAACCGCTATTTCTGGGGCGGCCTGGCCGTAATCGTCGTGGTTGCCGCGGCGATTTACCTGGCCTTCGACCGCGCGCTCATGCCGTCGGTCACCCGCCACGGGGTTTCCGTGCCGGTGCCAGACGTGCTGCGGCTCCCCCCGGAACAGGCAGATTCAATCCTGACGGCCTCTGGTCTGGAGATGCATCAGCAGATACTGCGCAAGATGAACCTGCCCCGAAACCAGGTCATTGACCAGCGCCCGCCCAGCGGCAGCCTCGTCAAGCCGGGTCGAAGCATCTACGTGACCGTGAATACGGGTGACACCACAACGGTGCTCGTTCCGGGGGTCGTCGGTCGCTCTCGCAGGGACGTGGACGGACTGCTCCGCGAGCAAGGCCTGCGGGCAGGCCCGCATCGCGTCGACTCCATCCGCTCCACCTTTCCCGCGGACGTCATCTCCCGCCAGTTCCCTCGGCCCCGGGTGAGGGTGCCACGAGGGTCCGTGGTACAACTATGGTATAGCGCAGGCCCGAGCGCACAGTTTGTCGTCGTTCCGGACGTTGCAGGACTCCCGGCCCCGGAGGCTATCGAGCGTCTTTCCGATGTCGGCCTGCGTACGGTGATCCTCGGCCCCCAGGATGGTGTCGTCCGCGACCAGGGCCCAACCGCGGGCACCACAGTGCGAGAGGGCTCCGAGGTCAGACTGCGCACACGCGACCCGGACCCGGAAGGCTGA